The DNA sequence TATCAAGCTGGATCGAACAATCCAATCGCACCCACGTCCATAActcttgcattttgcatagaacaTCCGTGGATCAGATTCGTAAACAACGTAATCGACTCCTCTGGAGATAATATAACTCCGAATTGCCGCAACGACTAATTTTCTAGAACCGTATTTCATTCCGATCCTCAACTCCCCGTACTCAAGGTCAGCAACACCTATAACAAGAATAAATTGTTACTCATCGATCCGTCAAAACAAAATTAATGAAACATACTAACCACTACTCACGTACCTATGTTCATATATTCGGAAAAATCCGGTGCATGCATGGCGTCAAGATCCAAGCTATGCATAAAAGGTGGAACATCCATCAGTTGACCAACTGTAAGTGGAACCACTAAGGGAGGCTTGTTGTTTGATTGACCCTCTGTTAGTGTGTAGACCAcagtggttgtgcccaagttgttcggcATTTGATCTTTACTCCAAActgttaagcttgattcttgagacatttgctcttgataccaattgaaagTTCCAGAAGGTTTAAAGaatgggggttgaatctatggctttctttaattttgaattattaagcctttaataaaataactttaaacTTTATTTCTATTGATCTTCACAGCGGATAAATCAggagacaatttttttttgtctcataaaaaccATAAAACAGGActaaaacaaagaagaagaagatgacacaATCATATATCATGGATCAGTTGACTTGTGCAAtgtaacctacatccagtctccaccacaacattAGTGGAATCTTCACTATAATCCAAGTATTAAATACACCTATTTTCTAGGACTCAACATAATCTTGTCTGGGCATACAAGTTTCAACCTAAACTTGACTTAATTATGCTAATACCTAGACTTACCacactaagtgcttacccaacttagtAAGGGATACCTCTCAGGTACATGACACAAAACAGAAAATACAaccaaaagaaatctgaaatcactcttggCTTTTCTCTTAAGTGTACCTCTCAGCCATTTtcactctatggctttttctcaaTGCCTCTCTTACTTACCTTTTACCTCtcaaagaaaactaagaaagatatacattgaaactAAGATACaaccttctttatttatttatttaatattagagAAATATTGGATATTTTTCAGGATGCCACCGTGTGAAAGATAGAACGTATGAGTTTCTAGACGCTACCGTTCAATCAAGGCATTTATAAGTGCGTTGTATAAAGTAAATTTTTCAATTTGAGATATGTGAAAGAATTCACTATTCTGTAATTCGATTTCAACTCGGATTACATATACATCTAGATGGAGATGCCTTGATTCTTTGTTTTTTTGAactctgaaataaatcaaaaaacataatcaataataataaataaataaacaaaaaaaaattatatataattgacGCTCGAGGTGTTCAACAATCTCATTTGATAATGAAAATTTTGGTAaacaaactaataaattaaagaCAATTTTATACGGTTGgatttatagttaattttatcaatattttcatTTATTGTAAATATGTTTAGTAGTATAGTCATTTTATGAGAGATAATttcataatatattatatttttatgattaaaaaaataaaatataattttatattgtttACTCTTTTAACTAAATGTTTGAATATTAGCttaatttattcataaatttGTGCATTATCAAagaatttgtataaaaaaatattaaatataaaattatttatttgagtAAAAGAGTAATAATTATAGACACTTttaaatattttccttttttttttcttttcttttctttccctttctttttctagtCAAACATCTCACACACACTACAATAGGAAGGATTTCTAAACTACCTCCTAACTAAGGTTGGGTATGGAGCAACCCAATTTGAAGCAAGACATTATTGTGATTATTGCTATCTATAAAGTTGGTCCATATGCTAAAAAAACACTAACTTTTATTGCTTCTTGTGACTTGTGAACTCTTCTTCAGtgaataactataaaataataaaacccaCTCAAAGTCTAAGAGAATATACCCTAATCATAATGGAATAATGCAAAGCTAAATTCACTAAAATTTTATGTATAGAAGTGTATATAATTGTACTCTCTGACTCTCTCTATTTTGTTCCTTTTTTGTACTTTTGGTTCACTACAAAGGGGTTCTTTTTCTTGAGGTCTTTGTACCAAAAGAAAATTGTGTCATGCCTCTTTAATTTATTGTTCAAGGAAATTATGATCTTTGTGATAAGTCCATTTTTTTTATGAGGATGCTAAAGGTTTttcgtttttaaaaaatatattttaaagaaaagaaaacaatttgatgtaattaataaataaagtcgtgtattttttaataatatagtagtaagaattttgatttaatttttaaaatattttaattttatgatttaaattttattagaatttaatattttatatttaatttttttttagtttcatataAATCTTAATTTTTCTAACTTAAGATCAATCTCAAGTAATCTAGAGTTCTatacaaattaattaatgataattaactCTCAAATAAACTAATTTATAAGACTATATATACTATTAATGTTACTCAATTTGCTCATTCTTCTTCACAAATGCATAAGTTTAAATCTATTGAAAGATGGAATTTTCTACAGTGAAAAAAGTATATTCACAACCACTAAGCACCAGGTatagtttaaaattataaaatattataaatatgaatttaatactagattaaaaaaaaataaacaatacataatatgttacatttttattaatcaaattattataattcaaattaatcttaacaaaaaaatttaaaattataatttcaatcttatcggTGCATGGCACGGGCTATTACACTTGAAGATAATTGCTCCGATATCATGCACATGTTGGCGCCAGTAACCTCTAGTTTCCATGGCTGTTGTCCTCTCCATCCTCAAGCACTGCCTTGAGAACATCCCTTTCCACTTCGTCATTGCTAACTCCTCCTCCATTTCATTCCACAACACCATCCACTTCTCCatcttttttgaaattatttagaATTTTGAGATCATTTGTTTCTGTAGCGTTGTAACACACTGTGATCATCGTCATTGTGCAGAAGAAGAGAAAGTTGTAAGCTTTGATCCGATGAAGATGAACACCAACCATGATTTTAGAGAGAAACGGTGATCAAAGTTTGACATTTTTttagtaaattcacaactccatGAATGAGAAAAAGATCAAATTCTGATTCCTGTGACTGAAATTGAGATCGAAACAAAATAGttcagagagaaagaagaaagaagtgaagtaacaataaaaacaagccgcgtgtttgagtttgtgtgtttttaatgaaaaatatttggtaaccaaagaaaatcagctaAAAATAAccataatttatcttatttagcattcattaattgttacgATAATTAATTTATGCTAATTTATGCTAAATAAAACAAGTTCTAACTGTTtctttttttgtctacctagcattaccgtctttaatttcttgcatttacTGTGTTTAAATGAATTAGGACCTCAAACTTTGGAATGGTTGCAAGAAGTAACTATAGAGCAACGACGAAGCAAATTTCTCATTTAAAATGAAAAGATTGTTGATGTTCCAAGAAGCGGACCACCCGCAGCGACTGGTGGAGTTGTGGTTCTAATGGCATCGATTGCTGCGTTTCTATGGAGGTTGAGAAGAAGAGCAGATGATCTGAACGAGATCTACAAATACATTTAATTTTGGGTTAAAATTGATATTTTCAACAATTATTGTACGATAACCATCCCAACCCTTCATTTAGAATCTTGTTGCATAATTCTTTAAGATCATGAATATACTTTTCCCACCAAAAACATTCTCTTGAAAGATTTGAGGATTTCGTTTGTTCTAAAAAATTCTCAAAAGAATAATTTCACAGAATAATACTCTATCTTATTCAACAATTATttctatgtttattattttttaaaattatgtggCATTAGAATAAATCCTTATCCTAATTAAGTTGTACACTTAAGTACATAGGTGTTGCCCCACAGCACACACATAGTATCTATCAAACTTGAAAATCTAGTAGGTTTTTTCTCAATGCTGACGTTTGATTAATATCTTATCATGTTTGAAGTCCGAACCAATCACTTTCAATGATTTATTAATCACTACTCATTTTATGCATATACTTCATACCGTATATTCTCCTTTTTCCCATTTTTGTGCTCTTAGCATCCCACGTGTTCCTCAcatcattttgttttgttttacaaAGCACATCAAAATCAAGTACCAAAAAAGATCAATATCATTCACTCCTTTTCTATGGATCCCAATCCATCACCCAAGTTCACAattcattttaatatttattatatcttgtGCATTTAAGGAAATAATAATCAAACTTTTTCCAAACAAATAATAATTGTATCACAAGGTATTTTTTTGATGGAATTATGATATTTATTCCCTAAATTTTCATTTGGCTTAGCCAGTTCAAGTGGTCTTTTTatgaaatataatataaatttaattttttacatatatttaCACAGATATGTTAtgacattataaaaaataaataatttttaaatttattatttaaaaactatataaatacaaaaaattaattaaatgatCATATAAACCTATTTACACTATTAGTACATTAAAATTATGATgccttaagttttttttttcttcaaaaaaaaaatttaaatctagaAAAATAATTTGATTGAAGACAGATAAATAAAGTGATGGAGTCACCTGATTTTACAAACAAATATTCATTCTATGATGAATTAGgccagaaataaaaaaaaaaaaaaaatgagagaaaaccATGATAAATACACTCATGAAGGGAGATGAATCTTgtattgcatttgcatgatttGAACATATGGAATCTGGTTGAACAAGCGTTATACAATATACAAGAATCAACACATTGACCAAATTGCTCAAAAACATTTAATTAATTTACATGTGAAGATGAATCCTAAGATTAAGGATTTCTATCTAAGCTTATTGTAAAAGATATTATAGCTATATATTATAACTTCTTATAATTTAGAGGAACACACTCATGCTTTTATAAAAAGAGGTACCTCACCTAAGAATTTACGCGAGAAATATTTGTATGTTCTTACAGAATATTTAATGCGCGCTCCAGTAACATTTACACTCACTTATTCTGAATATTTTGTTTAACTCTAAACTATTTTAGACGAAAATAAGTGAGTGTAAATATTATTGGAGCGCGCAATAAATCTTCTTTAGAAACATGCAATGATTTCTAGATTTGGTGTGGACTAAGACTATGAACCTTTTTAGGACAAAGGCCTCTGAGTCTCAGGAAGTTGTGCAGCATACAAGTCATGAACCATTTTGACATAGTCATCGATCTTCTCGGCCTTCCAATTTTCGGTGCTTATCGGAGGAAGATACTTGACGGCAAGAGGTGTCGGTCGGACATGTAAACTGCCTTTCCTCCATGCCTGATGAGTACCGGTGAGGACCATCGGAACAATAGGAAGGCGCGTTTGTAGGGCCAAATGGACAAAACCCTGCAAAAGATTTCAAGGAAGAACAAGTACATAACCACAAATCATTGCAGCATCAAATAGTCCAAatcattttttatcaaaattcaaaactcaGCAATAGATGATAACCTTCTCATGAATCAACTTCTAGATGGGAAAACAACATTTTAAGATTGACAAACTCTATAATATATTTAAGTCTCTTTCTTGAGAATAAATTATGTAAGACTATACCTTCTAGTGCATAAAAGGACAACATGGgtaatgataatgataatcatAATCTTCATCCAACTCACTGATAGCAACTACTACAATACCATAATCTATATCCCTATCTGaagaaaaattgattttttaagtTGACATACCAAGtgcttgtttgggcgccattattttgataaaaaaaatcttttttcattgaaaaaagatctttttttattttttagcgtgtttggcaaatttcgagtagtaaaagtaaaagcactagaaaaatcagaaaaacatcttttttttagaagctgtaatttacatcttttttcaaaagatcttttttccttaaaaaaaagatgtttttcaggtaataaataaacaaaaaagtacttttatattgttatatccaaacataattgatagataaaaagatctttttgcatgagatatccaaacataaaattacttttccttttccataagatcttttaaaaaaagataactcgacaaaaaatcttttcttagaagctcacccaaacaagccccaAGTCAAGTTTAAGAATAACAAACCTCCAATTAGAATGAAAAGTAGCACCAATATTGGCTATTAGAATGAAAAGAAAGTGAGGTTAGAgtagttagttatttagttagttattTACTTTTTTGAAAGGAAGTAGTCGTCCATTCTTCGACCTGGTACCCTCCGGAAAGATTATCAGGGACAGATTGTTTCTTACAACTGCACGAGCTGCCTGAAAATCGCGACGATTCGAAATTGAAACCTTATATAAATGTGGGGAAAATGATGCAGGGTAAATAATACTTACCTCATTCATGGACTCAATAGCTGAGGTTGGATTGGATCGGTCTATTCGAAGATGATTGGCCAAAACATAAAGTTGCCCAAATAGAGGATACCATACTATCTGCATATATTTTCTGAAACCTTGAATgcaaattttttaatagaaaactTAATTTAGATGACAATAGTTTCATTTTTCAAATGCTGCATAGTGTCTTAATGCACATCTAATATGACAAATTCTAAGTGATGCACTGCAAGATGCCACTTATCTTAGCTATTTTCGACCATACATTCATCGATCCGAAGGAACATTCTTGAACCTTAAGCATAAAAAACATACCTctttcttggcaataccaacagtGCCTGTAGGAGTCAACCACATTATAAGAAAAATGTCAATTGGAGATGCATGGTTACTGATATAAATCGCCCTTTCGTTATTGTACTCAGCACCTTCAATCTTTATAGGATTACCAAGAATCCACATCTGCAACCAAAATCTGAAATATCAGTCATATTTTCCACATCTATTACTAGTAATTCGACTAATCCGACAAGAAACTGTTGCTGCCTTTCCTAGCTTGGGGGGTTTTTGTTCATCCCTAGGACTCGAAACAAGACTACTATTCGGCCAACCCAATATTGGTGCAAAATTATGAACAAACATAACTATGCTACTTCAAAATATATACTATATGAATCAATCAACAAAATGAACAACATAGAAATCTTTAGCAGCTATGCACAACATTGAAACTTACCAGCATTCTACCAGTGACATGGCCATAAATATTGCCTTGCCGAATCCTCTCATAAGGCCATGGTATAAGCACAACCATGATCAATGCCCATATGAATGTTGTGACCATCATAGACACAAAACATGTCACAATCCTGATCCAGGAAATGATTGACGAAACCCACCCGTTGTCATTGATATATACATCCTTCTTAAGCCGGTGTTCCGGTCTTTCTTTAACCAAAATTTTTGGAGCTTCTTCCACTCTTAGACCAGAGCTTGTATCTAAGAAGCTCTCCAACCTTCTATTCCTCAAAAGGGCACCACCACCACTAttttccataacaaaaaaaacaaaatctcTGAAAATTTTGGTACTAATTGAATCCACCTGAACAGGGCAAAAACAGAACAATTCAGAAAATAGTTTctcttcaaaaatttaatttcagtGTGCTGGTTGGAGAAACCAGACACTTCACATAGAACACACTTCATTGGCTACAATCTATTATTCTATTACCAAACATCCTTTGACTTGAAAGTTCCTGAATATTCATTCCACAAGTCTTCGgaaaaaaccataaaataatttgataaaaaaaaacgcTCAATGCGAAGACTCTGTTAATTAAAAGTAAACCAAAAGCTCTGTTCCtttatcatgaaactgaatggaTAGAAGTTAAaaccaaaaacataaaatttCCCATCAGTTcctgaaaaataataaacttcaAAAGACTCAAACTTTACCATGAACATGAAAAATGAACAAATGGGGtgtctttatttttctctattaTGTCACCAACACAttgtttttcagattttttttgccattttctcAGTTGCCAAACAAAACCCATTCAATAAGAACATTGATAAGAGTAAGAGGCACCAAACAAAACCCATTCTCACCAAGTAAATAAATGACTTCACTTCCTTCTCTCTAATCTCAAAAGCTGCAGCAAAGAGAAAAGCTCAGAAGGGAAAACATGAAGCAAAGCCAGCACAAGccattctctttcaattcaaagTGTTTGTTGTGAACAGAAAAAGTGTGTCAAGAAAATAAAACGTATAGTATAACGCTATCAAGGAAACTGAAATTTGTGTCTCATAACTGAGATGAGATGATGAATCACTATATATAgtgtatataatttatttataaatatatattgttgaAGGAATGGAACAAAACAAAGCAAACATACACAACTCATCAGTCATCACGAGCCTTAAAAGTTGAAACGCTTGGCTTCTGATTTTcggtcacttttttttttttattaattaattaccaattcattatatttaattttttttattgtattattttGTGTGTAAGTTTGTTTAATGCAATGTGGGGTTTGTGTTGGATTGGGACTGGATCATTGGATTGTACTAGAAAATAAGATGAGATGAGATTTGTGTTATTGTTTTTGACTTGTTTTTGGACGACATCGATTGAAAATTGAACATCATCTGTCAATTCTTCTTTGTTTACTTTTGTGTTTCGCTTTCCAACTCATTTGACCATTTAttattggtttaattactctatttttcttatagttttacgaaatttttaattaggtctacactaatttttttttttaactcaatttttttttattagagataggagactcgaacccgcaatctcttaattgagtatggaaagattatactatttgaggtataactcattggtgcaaggactcaattaaaagaaaaagaagtataaaaacttaattaaaaaatttgtaaaattatagagaccaaaagaataattaaacttttattatttattcacaaattcaaccctTAAGAAGTAGTAGTACTCTATTCGTGGAAAAATTTAATGAgaatatttatttctaattttttttagattttaattttgatatattgacaATATAAATCATTTATATAGTtgtataattatatctatttttttattattcacacagttaatataaaaaataattattttttataatgtaacattacataattaaatatatgtgtaaaattattttatactaataatgcattaaattaaattctttttattaaagGTTTTAGGCCGAACAAAATATACCTTCAActaattactttttatttaaaatttgatcctttatattaatatgtttttatttacGAATCATTTGCTCTTTACAATTTCCAACTAATCTTACTTTAGTTTGATGGAGCAAATCATCTTCCATTATGAAATAGTGAGTGGTTTAGACCAAATTATTGCAATTGTTATAGTGTAATACATGATAGTATTATGTATACACAAAAAGTTaactattaattagttattatatatagaaatatatacttaatattttatataaaaaaataactgcTATAAATAAGTCTAATTATTCATTTATTACagatttaattactttattatgatagatttgattatgttttttatggtaaattatttagttaaaaagtaagaattcaattaatatatatctgATTTGTTGACTAATGTAGATAAAACATTGTTGTATAATATATAAAGATGAATAccctttaaaatattttagtgttgataataattttattgaaaatattttgtctaCTATCCTAAATAGGCGAGATTTaatgctttaaaatttttaaatttttctttgccAATAAATCAAATGCCATAGCAAGTCATATAGTAGTATTAAATTCTCATTAATCAATTGGGTCAACTAGTCAACaacaatacttttttattttaagtattcaaaattgatattattggtaTACAGGTTACAAAAATCAAGTTTTAATTCCATTATTTTGAGATATATGTTATTTATGATATTCTTCTCTGACTATTACTATATGATTTACTACATTTATAGAATTAACTTTATTTTTACCCATtagtttattaataaatataattagagtCTTACAAATACGTGGCACATAActttacattttaaaaatattttactaaaaaaaatattttttttatttttaatgcattaaatatattaaaaaatttcaaaatattattattatactattaaaatGTGTCTTTAAGAcacaaaatagctaaatttatataattaacaaaaataatacaattgaAACATGTTTAAAAGTTACTTAAGAAATAAAACATTTCAATAATTCTTGTGTTGATGACCACGATTATTGAATGttcaaataacttttttttttgttgttgtctaATGTTCAAATATCTTAATATGGATTATTGATGACATTCacttaattataaaaagaatttaGAAGTAATTTTTTTGTAAAGATTAAAGATATAAAAGGAATTGAAGATCAAGTGTTAAAAACACCGACCTTATTACTCCTGTATAATATAATAGATCTCAtgtattcttagttttattctatGTCCACTTTTTATGATTGAGaatggttaaataatttaattgatttaattaaatttttatttaataatttttaattattaactttatataaaattagctgtatttaaatttttatttattttaaatctaatattaaaaagaaatattGATCATAATCATTTGAGTAGTTGTCAGTGAAGTATTCAGACTTCATTTTAAGACTTaagtctataaaaaaaattttaatataaaaatttatatataattatttttatatgaaattaatatttaaaaatgagtaaataattggataaatttaactaaataattatgtaacaatttttaattcttaGCTTCACATAAAGATAATTCACCTTTTTTCATCTGCATCTCGAAATGAAATTTATTTGCGCATTCAATCAAGTGATTTGATTATTGGACAATTGGTTTATGGATTTGTTGACGGAGATGATTATGATGGCTAATAAATACGCTTATTACAAACAATCTATTAACTTTATAGATTCAAAATTCATCTAAAGATAATGTCATTAGAAAAGCAATATCGTCACATTTACACTATTTATAATAAATAGTTTTGATACTAatattttcttaactaaatacatgtcttttttgttttattaattaaaaaaaaagttaaatacacAATTAATTAACACCAGCTGTAGTTTTATACGAGTACGAAAAATATTTGGTGCACGAGTAGCATTTTTcttgtgaaataaataaaaaaggctCCTAAAAATTTGGGCCCAGCCCATTAACACTAGTAGATACCCAACATAGTTAACTAATACTGGCCCATTAGatagttcaaaaaaaaaatcactaaattATCAAAGCTGAATTCGCCGCCATTTGCAGCGGAAAAACTGTCACAAAATCACAACGTAACCTTCAACGTCACTtcaaccttaaaccctaaaaccctctCAATCCATTATCACCTTTTCTTCACTCTCTATCGTCAAGCTTCAACCTTCGTTAACAATGCGGAGACCCAAATCAAAAGATTTTCGGAAGCAACAGCGAATTTCCGAGGAGAGCGAGATTGAGCTTCTAAAATCATGGATCGAAAGCCAGAAACCAGAGTCGGGTTCCAACCCAATGTCCCTTCCTCCTCTTCCCAAAAACGCGCCAGTGGGGCGCGTAGACGACACCGCGTTTTCGCGGTACGCTGGTGTTGGTAGGTTCGAGCAGTTGCCGCTTTCGAAGAAGACGAAGGATGGGTTGAGAGCGGCGAAGTTCGTGTCTATGACGGAGATTCAGAGGGCTTCGCTGCCCCACGCTCTTTGTGGCCGAGATATTCTCGGCGCCGCCAAAACTGGTTCCGGAAAAACTCTTGCTTTCATCATCCCTGTGAGTTCTCTGCTTCAGCTTAATGCTGAGGTTTATGGAATTAATTTAAGATTTTAGGGTTCCCattgatttttaataaaaacagTATTAATAACTTACGTTTAGCTACATTAGTTCTCTTTAAGCAAagtcttctctttttttcttttttataattagagCACATGTCTAATTACATAACAAACTTAACTGAATGCCAGCTGAGCTATAACTAACAAAACTAGCACTTCATCGCTATCATAGTAGGGCTGGTTCAGACAGAACTAAAAATGTAGCATGTTTTGTATGTGATGAAGTTCttggttttgtttagttttcgGTTTCCTTTATATTGTTAAAGGGCAATTTAATAGGAATTAATTATCTGTTTTCCTATTGATGCTTGAGTTTTGGTGATACCAGTGTAAAgagttattttttctttatttttttatttgttggattttgGGGCTTTCTTTGATGGTTGAATTTGGTGTGAATGGATGGTAGGTGTTGGAAACGTTGTATAGAGAGAGATGGGGACCTGAGGATGGTGTCGGGAGTATTATAATATCTCCTACAAGGGAACTAGCTGGTCAGTTGTTTGATGTGTTGAAGTCTGTTGG is a window from the Arachis hypogaea cultivar Tifrunner chromosome 17, arahy.Tifrunner.gnm2.J5K5, whole genome shotgun sequence genome containing:
- the LOC112767028 gene encoding 1-acyl-sn-glycerol-3-phosphate acyltransferase isoform X1, which produces MENSGGGALLRNRRLESFLDTSSGLRVEEAPKILVKERPEHRLKKDVYINDNGWVSSIISWIRIVTCFVSMMVTTFIWALIMVVLIPWPYERIRQGNIYGHVTGRMLMWILGNPIKIEGAEYNNERAIYISNHASPIDIFLIMWLTPTGTVGIAKKEIVWYPLFGQLYVLANHLRIDRSNPTSAIESMNEAARAVVRNNLSLIIFPEGTRSKNGRLLPFKKGFVHLALQTRLPIVPMVLTGTHQAWRKGSLHVRPTPLAVKYLPPISTENWKAEKIDDYVKMVHDLYAAQLPETQRPLS
- the LOC112767028 gene encoding 1-acyl-sn-glycerol-3-phosphate acyltransferase isoform X2 gives rise to the protein MENSGGGALLRNRRLESFLDTSSGLRVEEAPKILVKERPEHRLKKDVYINDNGWVSSIISWIRIVTCFVSMMVTTFIWALIMVVLIPWPYERIRQGNIYGHVTGRMLMWILGNPIKIEGAEYNNERAIYISNHASPIDIFLIMWLTPTGTVGIAKKEAARAVVRNNLSLIIFPEGTRSKNGRLLPFKKGFVHLALQTRLPIVPMVLTGTHQAWRKGSLHVRPTPLAVKYLPPISTENWKAEKIDDYVKMVHDLYAAQLPETQRPLS